In Marispirochaeta aestuarii, the following proteins share a genomic window:
- a CDS encoding Hsp20/alpha crystallin family protein, with translation MRAIVRHTRPRNASLWNDMDRLFNNFFEDLPQDGFYAPRVDVREEEGRYLLEAEIPGFSEKDVDVKVDDNLLTISSVNVENSGKTEARYLVRERKIREFSRSFVLPKDVDNEKISGSFSNGILTLTMEKRPEAKPRQIEIRQEK, from the coding sequence ATGAGAGCTATTGTACGACATACCAGACCCCGCAATGCAAGCCTGTGGAACGATATGGACCGACTTTTCAACAACTTCTTTGAAGACCTGCCCCAGGACGGTTTTTATGCTCCCCGGGTAGATGTGCGTGAAGAAGAGGGACGCTATCTGCTGGAAGCAGAAATACCCGGTTTCAGCGAGAAGGATGTGGATGTAAAGGTGGATGATAATCTGCTGACTATTTCATCCGTGAACGTGGAAAACTCCGGGAAAACCGAAGCCCGCTACCTGGTCCGGGAAAGAAAGATCCGGGAGTTCAGTCGCAGCTTCGTCTTGCCCAAGGATGTGGATAACGAGAAGATAAGCGGAAGCTTCAGTAACGGTATACTGACCCTGACGATGGAAAAAAGACCTGAGGCCAAACCCCGTCAGATTGAGATCAGACAGGAAAAATAG